One segment of Leptodactylus fuscus isolate aLepFus1 chromosome 7, aLepFus1.hap2, whole genome shotgun sequence DNA contains the following:
- the RNF166 gene encoding E3 ubiquitin-protein ligase RNF166: MAMFRSLVSSSSQHRQQHHTHQSQSSPSSADSLETQYGCPICLEVYYKPVAIGSCGHTFCGECLQPCLQVPSPLCPLCRMPFDPKKVEKASNVDKQLSSYKAPCRGCSKKVTLAKMRSHISSCAKVQEQMANCPKFVPVVPTSQPIPSNIPNRSTFVCPYCGARNLDQQELVKHCMENHRSDPNKVVCPICSAMPWGDPSYKSANFLQHLLHRHKFSYDTFVDYSIDEEAALQAALALSLSEN; this comes from the exons ATGGCAATGTTCCGTAGTCTGGTGTCGTCGTCCTCCCAGCACCGGCAGCAGCATCATACCCACCAGAGCCAGTCCTCTCCGTCATCTGCAGACAGCCTGGAGACGCAATATGGCTGCCCCATCTGCCTGGAGGTCTATTACAAGCCTGTAGCCATCGGGAGCTGCGGTCACAC GTTTTGTGGTGAATGCCTGCAGCCATGTCTTCAGGTCCCGTCCCCACTATGCCCACTCTGTCGTATGCCATTTGACCCAAAGAAGGTGGAGAAGGCCTCCAATGTAGACAAACAGCTCTCTTCATATAAGGCTCCATGCAGAGGCTGCAGTAAGAAG GTGACTCTCGCAAAGATGCGATCCCACATTTCTTCATGTGCCAAAGTCCAAGAACAGATGGCCAACTGTCCAAAGTTTGTTCCCGTAGTCCCAACATCTCAACCTATTCCCAG TAATATTCCAAACCGTTCGACATTTGTGTGTCCATACTGTGGAGCCCGAAACCTGGACCAACAAGAACTTGTGAAACATTGCATGGAGAACCATAGAAGTGATCCCAATAAAGTG GTTTGCCCTATTTGTTCAGCAATGCCATGGGGGGATCCCAGTTATAAGAGTGCCAATTTTCTTCAGCACCTACTTCATCGGCATAAATTCTCTTATGACACATTTGTG GATTACAGCATTGATGAAGAAGCAGCGTTACAAGCAGCACTCGCTCTGTCGCTGTCAGAGAACTGA
- the CTU2 gene encoding cytoplasmic tRNA 2-thiolation protein 2, producing the protein MCDVQDLEYMDLGKEEKCQRLGKTCMKCKEGAAVVVIRVGDAFCKSCFRDYFVHKFRAMLGKNRVVYPGEKVLLAYSGGASSSAMIHQVQEGLSREAPKKLRFTPGILFIDEGAVCGQSWEQREQTLSEVQQLLKKTNFPFYIVALEQVFNFPQYVLQSALPVNPKDPVNYKQAVNNFLGQKMAHPADELGGKAHELAQLFATGGTYSRPPVVYTSALIGMFSNARTLTAKLELLQCLRSHLIMIVALTCGYPKVMTGESCTRLATRLLSNISLGRGAFLPLDTGFSDDRYGNVITVRPMREYSLKEISFYNRLFNVPSVFIPTLETKAPDNSSIQHLSESFITKLQADFPSTVSTMYRTSEKLNISRADVTEENVQQERCLICMCTLDTCIGDASAFSATQVSQRLSQRKPNKNAEPTGNPERPRCNNEQCCDRSSSCSSSVLDTEDFMPLLCYGCRLTVRDMISVSAFPPYILQEAEQRSRRLGMRREIQEFLLDEGCEDL; encoded by the exons ATGTGCGACGTTCAGGACCTGGAGTATATGGATTTAGGGAAGGAGGAGAAATGTCAGAG GTTGGGGAAGACATGTATGAAGTGTAAGGAAGGTGCCGCTGTCGTCGTCATACGTGTGGGAGATGCTTTCTGCAA GTCCTGTTTTAGAGACTATTTTGTCCACAAATTCCGAGCCATGCTGGGTAAAAACAGAGTTGTCTATCCAGGAGAGAAG GTTCTCCTGGCTTATTCTGGTGGAGCTTCCTCAAGTGCTATGATCCATCAAGTCCAAGAG GGTTTGAGTCGTGAAGCCCCCAAAAAATTGCGCTTCACTCCCGGCATCTTATTCATTGATG AAGGAGCAGTGTGTGGCCAGAGTTGGGAGCAGCGGGAACAGACTCTTTCTGAAGTACAGCAGCTTTTAAAGAAAACCAATTTTCCCTTCTATATTGTGGCCCTAGAGCAG GTTTTCAATTTTCCCCAATATGTTCTGCAGTCAGCTCTTCCAGTTAACCCTAAGGATCCAGTGAATTACAAGCAGGCAGTGAACAACTTTCTGGGACAGAAGATGGCGCATCCAGCAGATGAGCTAGGAGGCAAAGCCCATGAGCTGGCACAACTTTTTGCTACTGGCGGCACATACAGCCGTCCTCCTGTAGTGTACACCTCTGCACTGATCGGGATGTTCAGCAATGCCAGGACTCTGACAGCCAAACTGGAGCTGCTGCAGTGTCTCCG GAGTCACCTTATCATGATTGTTGCACTTACTTGTGGCTACCCCAAGGTGATGACCGGTGAAAGCTGCACACGTCTTGCCACTCGTCTTCTTTCTAACATATCTTTGGGACGTGGGGCATTTCTACCATTGGACACG GGTTTCTCAGATGATCGATATGGAAATGTTATCACTGTCCGACCTATGCGGGAATATTCACTGAAAGAAATTTCCTTCTATAACAGGCTGTTCAATGTCCCGTCTGTCTTCATTCCCACATTGGAAACTAAG GCTCCTGATAACAGCAGCATCCAGCATCTGTCTGAGTCATTCATCACTAAGCTGCAGGCAGACTTCCCATCCACAGTCAGCACAATGTACAG GACAAGTGAGAAACTAAATATTTCCAGGGCCGATGTTACAGAAGAGAATGTTCAGCAAGAAAGATGTCTGATCTGCATGTGCACCTTAGACACATGTATTG GTGACGCCTCTGCCTTTTCTGCCACACAAGTATCTCAGCGTCTCTCTCAAAGGAAGCCAAACAAGAATGCAGAACCTACTGGAAACCCTGAGAGGCCACGCTGCAACAATGAACAGTGTTGTGACAGATCATCTTCTTGCTCAAGCAG TGTTCTGGATACAGAAGACTTCATGCCTTTATTATGCTACGGCTGCAGACTGACTGTCAGGGATATG ATATCTGTGAGCGCTTTTCCTCCATACATCCTACAGGAGGCTGAGCAGCGGAGTCGCAG GTTAGGGATGAGGAGAGAAATCCAGGAATTCCTGCTGGATGAAGGTTGTGAGGACTTGTGA